The DNA window GCAACAGCGGTATTAATCGGTGTTGATGCCTATGAGAAATCTGAACACGAGAAAGAGCTGTTGCGCCTTTTGGCGAAGGGAGATAGGGAAATCGAAACGGGTCAAGGGTATGACCTGGACACAGTTCTTGCTGAAGCCGACGCCATTTTGTCCAAGGAGCCTTCGTGAAGGTTAAATTTACACCTTCTGCCAAAACTCAATTCCTTTCTGCGCTATCATACATTCGAAAGGATAAACCTTCAGCGGCTATTGATTTTCGTAATTGGGCTGAAAAAATCCTGCGAAGGCTTGAGGAT is part of the Desulfatiglans anilini DSM 4660 genome and encodes:
- a CDS encoding type II toxin-antitoxin system Phd/YefM family antitoxin, which translates into the protein MGKLSNIIPVSDLRQNAAKLLKQLRKSNEPLIITQRGRATAVLIGVDAYEKSEHEKELLRLLAKGDREIETGQGYDLDTVLAEADAILSKEPS